In the Juglans microcarpa x Juglans regia isolate MS1-56 chromosome 6D, Jm3101_v1.0, whole genome shotgun sequence genome, one interval contains:
- the LOC121234067 gene encoding (-)-germacrene D synthase-like isoform X2, translating to MSIPFSGADLSQSIQSNVVRRTANFPPSVWGERFINYTSDDEETHARRVREVEELIKEVRRELLASACQPSQQMNLIDVLQRLGVAYHLDREIQEALEHMHAGYHDNKADSSGDDNHDLYNVALRFRLLRQQGLRVSCDVFNQFKDEKDNFKESLSTNIPGILALYEATHLRVHGEDILDEALAFTTTQLKSAASHLSNPLAAKVNHALKQPLHKGIPRLEARHFISVYQDDTSHKKAFLKLAILDFNLVQSLHKQELSEITRWWKDLDFATKLPFARDRVVECFLWIVAVYFEPRHSPERKIVTKIIAMASTIDDIYDAYGTLEELEIFTETIERWEISTIDELPQYMKICYRALLDIFEEIEQELAKQGRPYLVIYAKKAMKILVRAYFNEAKCFNMKQIPTMEEYMEVAIPSSGYPMLIAVSFVFMGEIVTKEAFEWIFSNPKVITASAIIARLMDDSGSHKFEQERGHAASAVECYMNQYGVSETQLAYEELNRQVSNAWKDINEEFTRPNAMPMPLLTCVLNLSRAIDVIYKNGDGYTHVGKEMRDNVATVLIHPVPIIV from the exons ATGTCCATCCCATTCTCAGGAGCTGATCTTTCCCAAAGCATCCAATCCAATGTTGTGCGGAGGACTGCAAATTTTCCCCCCAGCGTTTGGGGTGAACGTTTCATCAACTACACCTCCGATGACGAG GAAACCCATGCTCGTAGAGTACGTGAAGTTGAAGAACTGATCAAAGAAGTGAGAAGGGAACTGTTAGCCTCCGCGTGTCAGCCTTCGCAACAGATGAACCTAATTGATGTGCTTCAGCGCCTTGGCGTGGCGTATCACTTAGATAGAGAGATCCAAGAAGCGCTAGAACATATGCATGCTGGCTATCATGACAATAAGGCTGATAGTAGTGGAGATGACAATCATGATCTCTATAATGTTGCCCTTCGCTTTCGACTACTACGTCAACAAGGACTTCGTGTTTCATGTG ATGTGTTTAACCAgtttaaagatgaaaaggatAACTTCAAGGAAAGTTTGAGCACCAACATTCCGGGCATCCTAGCCTTGTATGAAGCTACGCATCTTAGGGTGCACGGAGAAGACATCCTTGATGAGGCCCTTGCTTTCACCACCACTCAACTCAAGTCCGCTGCATCCCATTTAAGCAATCCATTAGCAGCAAAAGTTAATCATGCCTTAAAGCAACCCCTGCACAAGGGCATACCAAGACTTGAGGCAAGGCACTTCATCTCTGTCTACCAAGATGACACTTCACATAAAAAAGCTTTCCTGAAGCTTGCAATACTAGATTTCAATTTGGTGCAGTCGTTGCACAAACAGGAACTTTCTGAAATCACCAG ATGGTGGAAAGATTTAGACTTCGCAACGAAACTACCTTTTGCAAGAGACAGGGTTGTGGAGTGTTTTTTATGGATTGTGGCAGTCTATTTTGAGCCCCGGCACTCGCctgaaagaaaaatagtaaCGAAAATTATTGCCATGGCATCCACCATAGATGATATTTATGATGCATATGGCACTCTTGAAGAACTCGAGATCTTTACAGAAACGATTGAGAG GTGGGAAATTAGCACAATAGATGAACTTCCACAGTACATGAAAATATGTTATAGGGCACTCTTGGACATTTTCGAAGAAATTGAGCAGGAGCTGGCAAAACAAGGAAGACCATATCTTGTAATCTATGCAAAAAAAGCT ATGAAAATATTGGTCCGGGCCTACTTCAACGAAGCCAAATGTTTCAACATGAAACAAATCCCAACgatggaagagtatatggaagTCGCAATACCAAGCTCCGGTTACCCAATGCTCATAGccgtctcatttgttttcatggGTGAAATAGTTACCAAGGAGGCCTTTGAATGGATCTTCAGCAACCCAAAGGTTATAACAGCATCAGCAATAATTGCTAGGCTCATGGATGACAGTGGGTCACATAAG TTTGAGCAAGAGAGAGGGCATGCTGCCTCGGCAGTTGAATGCTACATGAACCAATATGGGGTCTCTGAAACACAACTGGCATATGAAGAACTGAACAGGCAAGTTTCTAATGCATGGAAAGACATCAATGAGGAATTTACCAGGCCTAATGCTATGCCAATGCCTCTCCTTACGTGTGTTTTAAATCTTTCACGAGCAATAGATGTCATCTACAAGAACGGGGATGGATATACCCATGTGGGGAAAGAGATGAGAGATAACGTTGCAACAGTGCTCATACATCCGGTGCCAATAATAGTATGA
- the LOC121234067 gene encoding (-)-germacrene D synthase-like isoform X1, with protein sequence MSIPFSGADLSQSIQSNVVRRTANFPPSVWGERFINYTSDDELVQETHARRVREVEELIKEVRRELLASACQPSQQMNLIDVLQRLGVAYHLDREIQEALEHMHAGYHDNKADSSGDDNHDLYNVALRFRLLRQQGLRVSCDVFNQFKDEKDNFKESLSTNIPGILALYEATHLRVHGEDILDEALAFTTTQLKSAASHLSNPLAAKVNHALKQPLHKGIPRLEARHFISVYQDDTSHKKAFLKLAILDFNLVQSLHKQELSEITRWWKDLDFATKLPFARDRVVECFLWIVAVYFEPRHSPERKIVTKIIAMASTIDDIYDAYGTLEELEIFTETIERWEISTIDELPQYMKICYRALLDIFEEIEQELAKQGRPYLVIYAKKAMKILVRAYFNEAKCFNMKQIPTMEEYMEVAIPSSGYPMLIAVSFVFMGEIVTKEAFEWIFSNPKVITASAIIARLMDDSGSHKFEQERGHAASAVECYMNQYGVSETQLAYEELNRQVSNAWKDINEEFTRPNAMPMPLLTCVLNLSRAIDVIYKNGDGYTHVGKEMRDNVATVLIHPVPIIV encoded by the exons ATGTCCATCCCATTCTCAGGAGCTGATCTTTCCCAAAGCATCCAATCCAATGTTGTGCGGAGGACTGCAAATTTTCCCCCCAGCGTTTGGGGTGAACGTTTCATCAACTACACCTCCGATGACGAG CTGGTGCAGGAAACCCATGCTCGTAGAGTACGTGAAGTTGAAGAACTGATCAAAGAAGTGAGAAGGGAACTGTTAGCCTCCGCGTGTCAGCCTTCGCAACAGATGAACCTAATTGATGTGCTTCAGCGCCTTGGCGTGGCGTATCACTTAGATAGAGAGATCCAAGAAGCGCTAGAACATATGCATGCTGGCTATCATGACAATAAGGCTGATAGTAGTGGAGATGACAATCATGATCTCTATAATGTTGCCCTTCGCTTTCGACTACTACGTCAACAAGGACTTCGTGTTTCATGTG ATGTGTTTAACCAgtttaaagatgaaaaggatAACTTCAAGGAAAGTTTGAGCACCAACATTCCGGGCATCCTAGCCTTGTATGAAGCTACGCATCTTAGGGTGCACGGAGAAGACATCCTTGATGAGGCCCTTGCTTTCACCACCACTCAACTCAAGTCCGCTGCATCCCATTTAAGCAATCCATTAGCAGCAAAAGTTAATCATGCCTTAAAGCAACCCCTGCACAAGGGCATACCAAGACTTGAGGCAAGGCACTTCATCTCTGTCTACCAAGATGACACTTCACATAAAAAAGCTTTCCTGAAGCTTGCAATACTAGATTTCAATTTGGTGCAGTCGTTGCACAAACAGGAACTTTCTGAAATCACCAG ATGGTGGAAAGATTTAGACTTCGCAACGAAACTACCTTTTGCAAGAGACAGGGTTGTGGAGTGTTTTTTATGGATTGTGGCAGTCTATTTTGAGCCCCGGCACTCGCctgaaagaaaaatagtaaCGAAAATTATTGCCATGGCATCCACCATAGATGATATTTATGATGCATATGGCACTCTTGAAGAACTCGAGATCTTTACAGAAACGATTGAGAG GTGGGAAATTAGCACAATAGATGAACTTCCACAGTACATGAAAATATGTTATAGGGCACTCTTGGACATTTTCGAAGAAATTGAGCAGGAGCTGGCAAAACAAGGAAGACCATATCTTGTAATCTATGCAAAAAAAGCT ATGAAAATATTGGTCCGGGCCTACTTCAACGAAGCCAAATGTTTCAACATGAAACAAATCCCAACgatggaagagtatatggaagTCGCAATACCAAGCTCCGGTTACCCAATGCTCATAGccgtctcatttgttttcatggGTGAAATAGTTACCAAGGAGGCCTTTGAATGGATCTTCAGCAACCCAAAGGTTATAACAGCATCAGCAATAATTGCTAGGCTCATGGATGACAGTGGGTCACATAAG TTTGAGCAAGAGAGAGGGCATGCTGCCTCGGCAGTTGAATGCTACATGAACCAATATGGGGTCTCTGAAACACAACTGGCATATGAAGAACTGAACAGGCAAGTTTCTAATGCATGGAAAGACATCAATGAGGAATTTACCAGGCCTAATGCTATGCCAATGCCTCTCCTTACGTGTGTTTTAAATCTTTCACGAGCAATAGATGTCATCTACAAGAACGGGGATGGATATACCCATGTGGGGAAAGAGATGAGAGATAACGTTGCAACAGTGCTCATACATCCGGTGCCAATAATAGTATGA
- the LOC121235443 gene encoding uncharacterized protein LOC121235443 codes for MATELKVQRQLNKKDLDVLNDLNLEIPRIITRKCMLVKWSKPPSGWIKLNCNGSCPNNPGSSEGGGILRDMDGNFKVAFSAHFGLGTNNKAELRAILEGIRLCKSLYFSKIIIESDSKLIVDWFRLLNEEDFLKAMSREGTEIDGHNSKICHWRDGGKKEKERLKAEGKMVMQIWCPQNPDEGERKNVVESEVSPNSVPGNIIGVENLGACSSPMEVVMVQET; via the exons ATGGCGACTGAGTTGAAAGTGCAACGGCAACTCAACAAAAAGGATCTTGATGTGCTAAATGATTTAAATTTGGAGATACCAAGAATTATTACTCGAAAATGTATGCTTGTTAAATGGTCAAAGCCTCCGTCGGGATGGATTAAGCTTAATTGCAATGGGAGTTGTCCAAATAATCCAGGGTCTTCTGAAGGTGGGGGTATCTTGCGAGATATGGATGGAAATTTTAAAGTAGCCTTCTCGGCTCATTTTGGTCTTGGAACAAATAATAAAGCTGAATTGAGAGCTATTTTGGAAGGGATTCGGCTTtgtaaaagcctatatttttctaagataattattgaaagtgattctaAGTTGATTGTGGATTGGTTCAG GTTGTTGAATGAGGAGGACTTTTTGAAGGCAATGTCGAGAGAAGGGACTGAGATTGATG GACATAACTCAAAAATCTGCCATTGGCGTGATGGGGgaaagaaggagaaggaaagaCTCAAGGCAGAGGGTAAAATGGTGATGCAAATTTGGTGTCCACAAAATCCTGACGAGGGTGAAAGGAAAAATGTGGTGGAGTCTGAGGTCAGTCCAAACTCTGTTCCTGGGAATATAATTGGTGTTGAAAATCTGGGTGCTTGCTCCTCTCCGATGGAAGTGGTGATGGTCCAGGAGACTTAA